From a region of the Tachypleus tridentatus isolate NWPU-2018 chromosome 1, ASM421037v1, whole genome shotgun sequence genome:
- the LOC143257236 gene encoding proliferation-associated protein 2G4-like, which produces MPFTLRALEDEKKARMGVVECVNHKLIEPFTVLYEKEGELVAQFKFTVLLMPSGSHKITGEAVDCDMYETEHDIKDDTIKQVCGT; this is translated from the exons ATGCCTTTCACTTTGAG GGCCTTGGAAGATGAAAAGAAGGCCAGGATGGGTGTGGTAGAATGTGTTAATCATAAACTAATAGAACCTTTCACAGTTTTATATGAAAAGGAAG GAGAACTGGTGGCCCAGTTTAAATTTACTGTATTACTTATGCCTTCTGGCTCGCACAAAATAACAGGTGAAGCAGTGGATTGTGACATGTATGAAACAGAACATGACATTAAAGATGATACCATCAAG CAAGTCTGTGGCACCTAA